A region of Desulfocurvus vexinensis DSM 17965 DNA encodes the following proteins:
- the cas4 gene encoding CRISPR-associated protein Cas4: protein MYPEADLLPISALQHLAFCPRQCALIHLEQAWDENLYTVRGRLLHERVDTPGMERRRGVPTEFGLPLRSLALGLAGRADAVEFTAAGPCPVEYKLGRPKKHDADRVQLCAQALCIEEMTGRPVPVGALFYATTRRREEVALDEALRGRVRELALALHALLDAGITPLPEFGPRCRLCSMDNLCRARTLGRGPRSVARYLALARRDEPPGDEQAGGESPGPPSPDPARRTGPGHKTQEG from the coding sequence GTGTATCCCGAGGCCGACCTGCTGCCCATATCGGCCTTGCAGCATCTGGCCTTCTGCCCGCGCCAGTGCGCGCTCATCCACCTGGAGCAGGCCTGGGACGAGAACCTGTACACGGTGCGCGGGCGGCTGCTGCACGAGCGGGTGGATACGCCGGGCATGGAGCGGCGCAGGGGCGTGCCCACGGAGTTCGGGCTGCCCCTGCGCTCCCTGGCCCTGGGGCTGGCGGGCCGGGCCGATGCCGTGGAGTTCACCGCCGCTGGGCCCTGCCCCGTGGAGTACAAGCTCGGGCGCCCCAAGAAGCACGACGCCGACCGCGTGCAGCTCTGCGCCCAGGCCTTGTGCATCGAGGAGATGACCGGGCGGCCCGTGCCCGTGGGCGCGCTGTTCTATGCCACCACGCGCCGCCGCGAGGAGGTGGCCCTGGACGAGGCCCTGCGCGGGCGGGTGCGCGAGCTGGCCCTCGCGCTGCACGCGCTGCTGGACGCCGGGATCACGCCCTTGCCGGAGTTCGGCCCGCGCTGCCGCCTGTGCTCCATGGACAACCTGTGCCGCGCCCGGACCCTGGGCCGGGGGCCGCGCAGCGTGGCGCGCTATCTGGCCCTGGCCCGGCGCGACGAGCCGCCCGGAGACGAGCAGGCCGGGGGCGAGTCGCCCGGGCCGCCGTCGCCGGACCCGGCCCGGCGGACCGGGCCAGGGCATAAGACGCAGGAGGGCTGA